One part of the Acidobacteriota bacterium genome encodes these proteins:
- a CDS encoding transcriptional repressor: MPKRKEKFAQEKAIFLDHIQRMGLRRTAQRDLIMEIFLQTEEHLTIEDLHWLVRKKDPSVGHTTIYRTLKVLTEAGLAREVRFGDNKTYYEHHYNHDHHDHMICTECGKVIEFFSAEIESMQDKAAESFGFKPTHHSLRMWGICSDCQKMRNDLPTAPSGAQPRVKVRSGVGN; the protein is encoded by the coding sequence ATGCCGAAGCGGAAGGAAAAATTTGCTCAGGAAAAGGCGATATTTCTCGATCATATTCAGCGGATGGGTCTCCGGCGGACGGCTCAGCGTGACCTGATCATGGAGATATTTCTCCAGACCGAGGAGCATTTGACCATCGAAGATCTTCATTGGCTCGTTCGGAAAAAGGATCCGTCGGTCGGGCACACCACGATCTACCGCACCTTGAAGGTATTGACAGAGGCCGGTTTGGCCCGAGAAGTTCGATTCGGCGATAACAAAACCTATTACGAACATCATTACAACCATGATCATCATGACCATATGATCTGTACGGAATGCGGCAAGGTCATAGAATTCTTCTCTGCCGAGATAGAATCGATGCAAGATAAAGCGGCCGAAAGCTTTGGGTTCAAGCCTACGCATCACAGTCTGCGAATGTGGGGAATCTGCTCGGATTGCCAGAAGATGCGAAATGATCTGCCGACCGCACCTTCCGGAGCGCAGCCGCGTGTTAAGGTTAGATCAGGAGTAGGAAATTAG
- a CDS encoding cyclic nucleotide-binding domain-containing protein: MFVIARGKVNVQIVENGRPKTVNELSENEFFGEMSLLTGQPRTASVIATVETEVLQIRKNALKPILEGNPLLVHAITEHIHERQAMLAKLDNEKHEDVNERKMSVMRSIRKFFGLRSN, encoded by the coding sequence ATGTTCGTAATTGCCCGTGGAAAGGTGAATGTCCAGATAGTTGAGAATGGGCGTCCTAAAACAGTGAACGAATTGTCCGAAAATGAGTTTTTTGGTGAGATGAGTCTTTTGACCGGCCAACCGCGTACCGCAAGTGTGATCGCCACAGTCGAGACCGAGGTTCTGCAGATCCGCAAGAATGCTCTGAAGCCGATCCTAGAGGGCAATCCACTGCTTGTTCATGCAATTACTGAACATATTCATGAACGACAGGCAATGCTGGCAAAACTCGATAATGAAAAGCATGAAGATGTGAATGAGAGAAAAATGAGTGTTATGCGTTCGATACGCAAGTTCTTTGGTTTGCGTTCAAACTGA
- a CDS encoding mechanosensitive ion channel family protein, whose product MASTELYKKALSLVIFVALLGAVLGFIATFGDDIRTAFVARFAQGDSAAMPAGAFDTVLKILRIILWMAIIIAIVRFVAFMLLRAAARRSAQAEVSSLLKTVFSIIVYIIAFFVIFQTQFPDVPLTGIFTGSTILGIVVGLALQDTLGNLFAGIALQADQSFQVGDVVTLSTRGMGVIEGVSWRGVRIRTFQNKLLVISNAVLGKEVIEVAPKDNLNARLVFFNTVYSASPAHTASIVREAMRHSDNVSQKMRPIVRIRNLGDNGIDWEVKYWLDDYTRLNDTDALVRERIWYAFQREKIHFAYPTRTVHVEEQPPEIDLEAVKHEFGDRLKTRADLRSIVRRGVRPPGQSIEIPHLCSRRGNCPARRRGQFYVRNCPWKGECPDS is encoded by the coding sequence ATGGCTTCAACCGAACTGTATAAAAAGGCACTCTCGCTCGTGATCTTTGTTGCCTTGCTTGGCGCGGTCCTTGGATTCATCGCAACATTTGGTGACGATATCCGCACGGCATTCGTCGCCCGCTTCGCTCAAGGCGACTCGGCAGCGATGCCTGCCGGCGCTTTCGACACCGTATTAAAGATACTGCGGATCATACTGTGGATGGCGATCATAATAGCGATCGTTCGGTTCGTTGCGTTTATGCTGTTGCGTGCAGCAGCCCGCAGATCTGCTCAAGCGGAGGTCTCGTCGCTGCTCAAGACGGTCTTCTCGATCATCGTCTACATCATTGCTTTCTTTGTCATATTCCAAACACAGTTTCCCGATGTTCCGCTGACCGGCATTTTCACAGGATCTACGATCTTGGGTATTGTGGTCGGTCTAGCACTCCAGGATACGCTCGGCAATCTTTTCGCCGGGATTGCTTTGCAGGCTGATCAGTCTTTTCAGGTCGGCGATGTGGTCACACTTTCAACCCGGGGTATGGGCGTCATCGAGGGCGTGTCTTGGCGGGGCGTACGGATTAGGACATTTCAGAACAAGCTGTTGGTGATCAGCAACGCTGTTCTTGGTAAAGAAGTGATCGAAGTTGCTCCGAAGGACAACCTTAATGCAAGACTTGTCTTTTTTAATACCGTCTACTCCGCATCACCGGCACACACAGCATCCATCGTACGCGAGGCAATGCGCCACAGCGACAATGTTTCGCAAAAAATGCGGCCAATTGTCCGCATTCGCAATCTCGGCGACAACGGCATCGATTGGGAAGTTAAATACTGGCTTGACGATTACACACGACTGAATGACACTGACGCACTCGTGCGTGAGCGGATATGGTATGCATTCCAGCGTGAGAAGATCCATTTTGCATACCCGACCCGGACCGTTCACGTAGAGGAACAGCCGCCCGAGATCGACCTTGAAGCGGTCAAGCACGAATTCGGCGACCGCCTGAAGACGCGTGCCGATCTTCGATCCATTGTCCGAAGAGGAGTTAGACCGCCTGGCCAAAGCATCGAAATCCCGCATCTTTGCTCCCGGCGAGGCAATTGTCCGGCTCGGAGGCGAGGGCAATTCTATGTTCGTAATTGCCCGTGGAAAGGTGAATGTCCAGATAGTTGA
- a CDS encoding Nramp family divalent metal transporter, producing the protein MNLERFSPKKLAQKLRKVPSRASKYLSEYRFYAYLAVLGPGIIAANAGNDASGIATYSSVGAGYGYTLLWAFIPMVISLIIVQEMCVRMGVVTGQGLADLIREQFGVRWTAFIMLALLIANTGVIISEFVGIAQASELFGVSRYITIPLSAGFIWWLVFKGSAKRVERVFLTMSLVFICYIFSAFLSRPDWALVGESFFKPNLSHDAGYLFMVLALIGTTITPFMQVYVQSSVVEKRMDEEDLPVVRADVIVGTLFAVAIAAFIVISAAAVLHNNGITTIDSAATAAAAFEPIAGTYAKYLFAVGLFGAAMLAMGVLPLATAYSVSEALGFEKGISSTFREAPIFLSIFSGLIIIGAVVSLIPGIPQIKLLLFTQAINGLLLPIILVAIVSLASNKEIMGHRANGRIHNLFAYLITATVSALSLLLIGKTIVDMF; encoded by the coding sequence ATGAACCTCGAACGCTTTTCACCGAAAAAGTTAGCGCAGAAACTGCGCAAGGTTCCCTCGCGCGCGTCTAAATACTTATCCGAATACCGTTTCTACGCATATCTCGCCGTCCTCGGGCCCGGGATCATCGCTGCCAACGCCGGTAACGACGCGAGCGGCATTGCGACGTATTCGTCCGTCGGTGCGGGGTACGGTTACACACTGCTGTGGGCGTTCATTCCGATGGTCATTTCGCTGATAATCGTACAGGAAATGTGCGTGCGAATGGGCGTCGTCACCGGCCAGGGCCTCGCCGATCTCATCCGCGAACAATTTGGCGTCCGCTGGACAGCGTTCATCATGCTCGCACTTCTGATCGCGAACACTGGCGTGATCATCTCGGAATTCGTAGGCATTGCACAGGCCTCGGAACTATTCGGCGTATCGCGATACATAACAATACCGCTCTCCGCAGGGTTTATCTGGTGGCTCGTGTTTAAAGGTTCTGCAAAACGAGTGGAACGAGTATTCCTCACGATGTCACTCGTGTTTATTTGCTACATCTTCTCGGCCTTCCTCAGCCGTCCTGACTGGGCGTTGGTCGGCGAGAGCTTCTTCAAACCAAATCTGAGCCACGACGCAGGTTATCTGTTCATGGTCCTTGCCCTGATCGGAACGACGATAACGCCGTTCATGCAGGTTTACGTCCAATCTTCGGTCGTCGAAAAGCGTATGGACGAAGAAGACCTGCCCGTCGTCCGCGCCGATGTGATAGTCGGAACGCTGTTTGCCGTCGCGATCGCGGCATTTATCGTCATCTCTGCCGCCGCCGTGCTGCATAACAACGGAATAACTACGATAGACTCCGCAGCAACGGCCGCCGCAGCGTTTGAACCGATCGCCGGAACCTATGCAAAGTACTTGTTTGCCGTCGGCCTATTCGGCGCAGCGATGCTCGCCATGGGCGTGCTGCCGCTCGCGACCGCATATTCCGTCAGCGAAGCACTGGGATTCGAAAAAGGCATCTCGAGCACATTCCGTGAGGCTCCGATCTTTCTGAGCATATTTAGCGGATTGATAATTATCGGCGCGGTCGTTTCGCTCATACCGGGCATCCCTCAGATAAAGCTGCTCCTCTTCACTCAGGCAATAAACGGCCTGCTGCTGCCGATAATACTCGTCGCAATAGTCTCGCTCGCAAGCAATAAAGAGATCATGGGCCACCGCGCTAACGGACGCATCCACAACCTCTTCGCTTACCTGATCACTGCAACCGTCTCAGCGTTGTCTCTCCTGTTGATTGGAAAAACAATTGTTGATATGTTTTAG
- the ggt gene encoding gamma-glutamyltransferase → MKSFLLRRSFLAILLAGLLFSSVPAVFAAPAPVRGKHAMVASQHELASAIGVSIMKKGGNAVDAAIAVGLALAVVYPEAGNIGGGGFMLIRDAKGEFHAIDYREMAPKAATRDMFVDKEGNLIDGEGSSDVGYRASGVPGTLAGFELAFNKYGSKKVKWRDLVEPARLLAQNGYILSHRLAELFRTYESTLAAYPESKRIFLNGGKYFVEGDTFKQPDLAATLGRVATVGAREFYTGKTAQLIAADMKANGGLISMEDLANYKAKERVPLRGTYRGHPIISMPPPSSGGAVMLNVLNILEGYEVSAMPFGSAAKIHLLAEASRRAFSDRSEFLADPDFATVPVEKLIDKKYAAGRRSVIELNKASKSLNVRPGEVPAVEPMETTHYTVVGPDGTVVSNTYTINDLYGSRVTAKGTGVLLNDEMDDFASRPGKPNMFGLVQGERNKVEGGKRPLSSMTPTIVLRKDGTTWFALGARGGPRIISAVMQSVINVIDHGMDIQAAIDAPRIHHQWLPDEMLYEFGISPDTLAILSSYGHKFPEKPGYIASATAIMIDDNGIRLGAIDSRSDGKAVGY, encoded by the coding sequence ATGAAATCATTCCTTCTGCGTCGTTCATTCCTGGCTATTTTGCTTGCGGGACTGCTGTTTTCGTCGGTACCTGCCGTTTTTGCGGCTCCGGCACCGGTTCGCGGGAAGCATGCTATGGTCGCTTCGCAGCACGAATTGGCTTCAGCGATCGGCGTTTCGATCATGAAGAAGGGCGGGAACGCTGTGGACGCGGCGATCGCGGTCGGTTTGGCTCTCGCGGTCGTTTATCCCGAGGCAGGGAACATCGGCGGCGGCGGATTTATGCTTATCCGCGACGCGAAAGGCGAGTTTCACGCCATCGACTACCGCGAAATGGCCCCGAAAGCCGCAACACGCGATATGTTCGTCGATAAAGAAGGCAATCTGATAGACGGCGAAGGCTCGTCGGACGTAGGATATCGCGCGTCGGGCGTTCCGGGCACGCTCGCGGGCTTTGAGTTGGCATTTAACAAGTACGGAAGCAAGAAAGTAAAGTGGCGTGACCTCGTCGAACCCGCACGCCTGCTCGCACAGAACGGCTACATCCTAAGTCACCGCCTCGCCGAGCTTTTTAGAACGTACGAGAGTACGCTCGCGGCATATCCTGAGAGCAAACGCATCTTTTTGAACGGCGGAAAGTATTTTGTCGAGGGCGACACTTTCAAGCAGCCCGATCTCGCAGCAACTCTCGGACGCGTCGCGACCGTCGGAGCCCGCGAATTCTATACCGGAAAGACCGCACAGCTAATCGCCGCCGATATGAAAGCCAACGGCGGCCTTATTTCGATGGAGGACCTCGCGAATTATAAGGCCAAAGAACGCGTGCCGCTCCGCGGAACCTACCGTGGCCATCCGATAATCTCAATGCCGCCGCCAAGCTCCGGCGGAGCGGTAATGCTGAACGTTTTGAACATCCTAGAAGGTTACGAGGTCAGTGCGATGCCTTTCGGATCGGCCGCGAAGATACATCTATTGGCCGAAGCCTCGCGGAGAGCGTTTTCGGACCGATCTGAATTCCTCGCAGATCCGGACTTTGCGACGGTCCCGGTCGAAAAACTGATAGATAAGAAATACGCGGCTGGTCGCCGGTCCGTCATAGAGCTCAATAAAGCCTCGAAAAGCCTAAATGTTCGCCCTGGCGAGGTCCCGGCCGTCGAGCCAATGGAGACGACGCATTACACGGTCGTCGGCCCGGACGGGACTGTCGTCAGCAACACATACACTATCAACGATCTCTACGGCTCACGAGTTACGGCGAAGGGAACCGGCGTTCTACTGAACGATGAAATGGACGATTTTGCCTCACGGCCGGGCAAACCGAACATGTTCGGCCTTGTTCAAGGCGAACGAAACAAGGTCGAAGGCGGCAAACGGCCGCTGTCGTCAATGACGCCGACAATTGTGTTGAGGAAAGACGGCACGACGTGGTTCGCTCTCGGTGCGAGAGGCGGCCCTCGTATCATCTCGGCCGTTATGCAGTCGGTCATCAACGTGATCGACCACGGAATGGACATCCAAGCCGCCATCGATGCCCCGCGAATCCATCACCAATGGCTACCCGACGAAATGCTCTACGAATTCGGCATCTCGCCCGATACACTGGCGATCCTCAGCAGCTACGGACACAAATTTCCCGAAAAACCAGGCTACATTGCGTCCGCAACAGCGATCATGATCGATGATAATGGTATACGATTGGGAGCGATAGATTCGCGGAGCGACGGGAAAGCGGTCGGATATTAG
- a CDS encoding zinc ribbon domain-containing protein, whose translation MHCPGCGQQQVSNETKFCSRCGLPLGLVSDVLAHGGYLPQLAELNQKKKSIWTRKNGLAFSLIWFLFFLFIMTPMWGILNVDRMAGASAILAIFGGLIMMVSSLIFLKSDKVVYPMQQQQMYPPPQPSYVMPQQPAYNALPPQQSVPVSAYQTPQAGSWRDTNDLQPTMSESATKLLEKDEFKK comes from the coding sequence ATGCATTGCCCCGGTTGCGGTCAACAACAGGTTTCGAATGAAACAAAATTCTGCTCACGCTGCGGTTTGCCGTTGGGCCTCGTATCAGATGTATTGGCACACGGTGGTTATCTGCCGCAGCTTGCCGAGTTGAATCAAAAAAAGAAATCTATCTGGACACGAAAGAACGGCTTGGCATTCAGTCTTATCTGGTTCTTGTTCTTTCTCTTTATAATGACGCCGATGTGGGGCATTTTGAATGTCGATCGGATGGCCGGTGCATCCGCGATCCTGGCGATCTTTGGCGGATTGATAATGATGGTGTCGTCGCTCATTTTTCTAAAAAGCGACAAGGTCGTCTATCCGATGCAGCAGCAGCAAATGTATCCGCCGCCGCAGCCAAGCTATGTAATGCCGCAGCAGCCCGCCTACAACGCATTGCCGCCGCAGCAATCGGTGCCCGTTTCCGCTTATCAAACACCGCAGGCCGGAAGCTGGCGTGATACCAACGATCTGCAGCCGACCATGTCCGAAAGTGCTACCAAGCTACTCGAGAAAGACGAGTTCAAGAAATAA
- a CDS encoding YbjQ family protein, with translation MIVTTGFDIQGKQIAEYLGVVRGIVVRATGLGRGIIGGFKALGGGNIEEWSVVCEQARMEAFNRLVQHAHEIGADAIIGMRYDATEFMQGATEVLAYGTAVKLR, from the coding sequence ATGATCGTCACGACCGGCTTCGACATTCAGGGCAAACAGATCGCCGAGTATCTTGGTGTTGTTCGCGGGATCGTGGTCAGGGCTACGGGACTCGGCCGCGGGATAATCGGCGGGTTTAAGGCACTTGGGGGCGGTAATATCGAGGAATGGTCGGTCGTTTGCGAACAGGCCCGGATGGAAGCATTCAACCGCCTCGTCCAACATGCCCACGAGATCGGGGCCGATGCGATAATCGGAATGCGTTATGACGCTACCGAATTCATGCAGGGAGCGACCGAGGTCCTTGCCTACGGCACCGCTGTAAAGCTGCGTTAG
- a CDS encoding aconitate hydratase, which translates to MAHDLFETRQHFATGDGTTGTYYSLPQLEKAGVGNISRLPISIRIVLESVLRNFDGGKKVSEANVRALAAWQASEERSEEIPFVVARVILQDFTGVPLLVDLAAMRSAVERMGKNVGVIEPLVPVDLVIDHSVQVDYAGSETAYQQNMEMEFKRNDQRYRFLKWGTQAFNGFSVVPPGIGIVHQVNLEYLAKGVFERDGVYFPDSLVGTDSHTTMINGLGIVGWGVGGIEAEAGMLGQPVYFLTPDVVGVHLTGELPQGATATDLVLRITEMLRKANVVGKFVEFYGEGAAALNATDRATIANMAPEYGATMGFFGVDENTLEYFANTGRDQAQIDTIRNYYMAQQMFGIPRDGEVDYTTVVELNLETITPAVAGPKRPQDRIELSSLDDRFIELFTKPAADGGYGKLADDLSKRFSVTMGSHPADQIEGGGEQSSKSMPESSYDTVSATNTNTETEIEMVNNRPTPDRVDISDDESPIITTNIGNGDVLIAAITSCTNTSNPSVMIAAGIVAKKAAERGMKVPAYVKTSLAPGSRVVTEYLEKAGLQQYLNEVGFDLVGYGCTTCIGNSGPLDPSIEEEVVENDIIAASVLSGNRNFEARVHQNIKANFLMSPPLVVAYALAGTVLKDVVLDPIGQDRDGNDVYLRDIWASLDEVKDYLKVAFDPETYKRLYTKFAEENPLWNSIETSVGQIYEWDRESTYIQEPPFFENFSMETGSFSDIHNARALAIFGDSVTTDHISPAGAIKANSPAGLYLQEKGVAAEDFNSYGSRRGNDRVMLRGTFANVRIKNTMVAPVEGGYTKYYPSTTRPTKRRPPPNQGGEQEMSIYDAAMQYGIEKTPLMIFAGKEYGTGSSRDWAAKGTALMGVKAVVVESFERIHRSNLVGMGVLPLQFKDGDSAAKLGLDGTETFDLVGLETGTIKPRQDATLRITRADGTTNEVTLTLRIDTPIEIEYYKNGGILPYVLRQLINQSS; encoded by the coding sequence ATGGCACACGATCTATTTGAAACACGACAACATTTTGCAACCGGCGACGGGACTACGGGGACTTATTATTCGCTTCCGCAGCTTGAGAAAGCGGGCGTTGGGAACATCTCGCGGCTTCCGATATCTATACGGATAGTACTTGAGTCCGTTTTGCGTAATTTTGACGGCGGCAAAAAGGTTAGCGAGGCGAACGTTCGGGCGCTTGCGGCGTGGCAGGCGAGTGAGGAACGCTCGGAAGAGATACCGTTTGTCGTGGCACGCGTTATCTTGCAGGATTTTACCGGTGTTCCGCTGCTAGTGGACCTTGCGGCGATGCGTTCGGCGGTTGAGCGGATGGGCAAGAATGTTGGTGTTATCGAGCCGCTCGTGCCGGTCGATCTGGTGATCGATCACTCTGTGCAGGTCGATTACGCGGGCAGCGAGACGGCGTATCAGCAGAATATGGAGATGGAGTTCAAGCGCAACGATCAGCGCTACCGCTTTTTGAAGTGGGGAACTCAGGCGTTCAACGGATTTAGCGTAGTGCCTCCGGGAATCGGCATCGTGCACCAGGTCAATCTTGAGTATTTGGCGAAGGGTGTTTTCGAACGCGACGGCGTCTATTTTCCCGATTCGCTGGTCGGTACCGATTCGCATACGACGATGATCAACGGACTTGGCATTGTCGGCTGGGGCGTTGGCGGTATCGAGGCGGAGGCCGGAATGCTCGGTCAGCCGGTCTATTTCCTGACGCCGGATGTTGTCGGCGTGCATTTGACGGGCGAATTGCCGCAGGGTGCGACGGCCACCGATCTGGTGCTGCGAATTACCGAAATGCTCCGAAAGGCGAATGTTGTTGGTAAATTCGTTGAGTTTTACGGCGAAGGTGCCGCAGCCCTCAACGCCACCGACCGTGCGACCATCGCAAACATGGCTCCGGAATACGGCGCGACGATGGGATTTTTTGGTGTCGATGAGAATACGCTGGAGTATTTTGCGAACACGGGCCGCGATCAGGCACAGATCGACACGATCCGCAATTACTACATGGCTCAGCAGATGTTCGGGATCCCGCGTGACGGCGAGGTAGATTATACGACGGTCGTCGAACTGAACCTCGAAACGATCACGCCCGCTGTTGCCGGGCCGAAACGGCCTCAGGACCGCATCGAGCTTTCGAGCCTCGACGATCGATTTATCGAGCTGTTCACAAAACCGGCCGCTGACGGCGGTTACGGCAAACTCGCTGATGATCTGAGCAAGCGTTTCAGCGTGACGATGGGCTCGCACCCGGCAGATCAGATCGAGGGCGGCGGTGAGCAAAGCTCCAAGTCAATGCCGGAATCGTCTTACGACACTGTCTCGGCAACTAACACCAACACCGAAACGGAGATCGAGATGGTCAATAACCGTCCGACGCCGGACCGTGTCGATATATCGGACGACGAATCGCCGATCATTACGACCAATATCGGCAACGGAGACGTGCTGATCGCAGCGATAACGTCGTGTACGAATACGTCTAATCCGTCAGTGATGATCGCAGCGGGAATTGTCGCGAAAAAGGCTGCGGAACGCGGAATGAAGGTTCCGGCGTACGTTAAAACCTCACTCGCTCCGGGCTCGCGTGTCGTCACCGAATATCTCGAAAAGGCCGGATTGCAGCAGTATTTGAACGAAGTTGGTTTCGATCTCGTCGGCTACGGCTGTACGACGTGCATCGGCAATTCCGGTCCGCTAGATCCGTCGATAGAGGAAGAAGTTGTAGAAAACGATATTATCGCGGCATCGGTTCTGTCCGGGAACCGCAATTTCGAGGCTCGTGTTCACCAGAACATCAAGGCCAATTTCCTGATGTCGCCGCCGCTTGTCGTGGCGTATGCTCTCGCGGGAACGGTGCTCAAAGACGTTGTTCTCGATCCGATCGGGCAGGACCGCGACGGCAACGACGTTTATCTTCGTGATATTTGGGCTTCGCTTGATGAAGTCAAAGATTATCTCAAGGTGGCCTTCGACCCCGAGACCTACAAACGGCTCTATACGAAGTTTGCCGAGGAAAATCCGCTTTGGAACAGCATCGAGACGAGCGTCGGGCAGATCTACGAGTGGGACCGCGAATCGACGTACATCCAGGAACCGCCGTTCTTTGAGAATTTCTCGATGGAAACGGGCAGTTTCTCGGATATTCACAATGCGAGGGCTCTCGCGATCTTTGGCGATTCGGTGACGACCGACCACATCTCGCCGGCAGGTGCTATCAAAGCGAATTCGCCCGCGGGACTGTATCTGCAGGAAAAGGGCGTCGCGGCAGAGGATTTCAACTCGTACGGCTCGCGTCGCGGCAATGACCGCGTGATGCTTCGGGGTACTTTTGCCAATGTTCGCATCAAGAACACAATGGTCGCACCGGTCGAGGGCGGCTACACGAAGTACTATCCTTCTACCACCCGTCCGACGAAGCGTCGGCCCCCTCCTAATCAAGGAGGGGAGCAAGAGATGTCGATCTACGACGCGGCAATGCAGTACGGCATTGAGAAAACGCCGCTGATGATCTTTGCCGGCAAGGAATACGGAACCGGAAGTTCGCGTGACTGGGCGGCGAAAGGCACGGCGTTGATGGGTGTTAAGGCTGTAGTTGTCGAGTCGTTCGAGCGTATTCACCGTTCCAATCTGGTCGGTATGGGCGTGCTGCCGCTGCAGTTCAAGGATGGCGATTCGGCCGCAAAGCTCGGGCTGGACGGCACGGAAACATTCGACCTCGTCGGGCTCGAAACAGGCACGATAAAGCCGCGGCAGGACGCAACGCTGCGCATAACACGGGCGGACGGCACGACAAACGAGGTCACGCTCACACTAAGGATAGACACTCCGATCGAGATCGAATACTACAAGAACGGCGGCATTTTGCCATATGTATTGCGGCAGTTGATCAACCAATCGAGCTAA
- a CDS encoding peptidylprolyl isomerase has protein sequence MNKAVVFLIIFSAFVISCSGTKSANGAKSANSEVKKGVAPIADAEIAVIEMETPAYGTIKMELYSNIAPKMVARFKELAKEGVYDGVTFHRINASVIQAGDPLSKDADSSNDGTGKSNKPNVEAEFSDIPFDTGILGAARGQDNNSANSQFFITLKRETGFDNRYTIFGKVIEGMGNVRTISGVTPKEGTPPERPVEPVRIKTIRIVPRGEAK, from the coding sequence ATGAACAAAGCAGTAGTTTTTCTGATCATTTTCTCAGCATTCGTGATCTCTTGCAGCGGCACAAAGAGTGCCAACGGTGCCAAATCCGCAAATTCTGAGGTCAAAAAAGGCGTAGCTCCGATCGCCGACGCCGAGATCGCCGTCATCGAGATGGAAACGCCCGCATACGGCACCATCAAAATGGAGCTTTATTCAAATATCGCACCGAAGATGGTCGCGAGGTTCAAGGAACTTGCAAAAGAAGGCGTATACGATGGCGTAACGTTCCACCGTATCAACGCGTCGGTCATTCAGGCAGGCGATCCCCTTTCGAAAGATGCCGATTCGAGCAACGACGGCACCGGCAAGTCGAATAAACCCAACGTCGAGGCTGAGTTTTCAGATATTCCCTTTGACACGGGCATACTCGGCGCCGCCCGCGGCCAGGACAACAACTCGGCGAATTCGCAATTTTTTATTACTCTCAAACGCGAAACAGGCTTCGATAACCGGTACACGATCTTCGGCAAGGTTATAGAAGGAATGGGAAATGTCCGCACGATATCCGGCGTAACTCCAAAGGAGGGGACACCGCCTGAACGCCCGGTCGAGCCCGTTCGCATCAAGACCATCAGGATCGTTCCCCGTGGTGAAGCTAAATGA
- a CDS encoding D-tyrosyl-tRNA(Tyr) deacylase: MRAVVQRVSRAKVTVDDKLIGEIGVGLLVLLGVTHADDNKDAEYLVDKIINLRVFDDTDGKMNLSLADIDGELLVVSQFTLYGDTRRGRRPSFIKAVGGDDALRWYKHFVVKARENVKHVATGEFGAMMDVELVNDGPVTILLDSEKTI; this comes from the coding sequence ATGCGTGCTGTCGTCCAACGCGTCTCGCGTGCCAAGGTCACGGTCGATGACAAACTGATCGGCGAGATCGGCGTTGGTTTGCTCGTTCTGCTAGGCGTCACGCACGCGGACGACAACAAGGATGCGGAATATCTGGTCGATAAGATCATTAACCTGCGCGTCTTTGACGACACGGACGGCAAGATGAATCTGTCGCTCGCCGATATCGACGGCGAATTGCTTGTCGTATCGCAGTTCACACTGTATGGCGACACACGCCGCGGCCGGCGGCCTTCGTTTATCAAGGCTGTCGGCGGGGACGATGCACTTCGGTGGTACAAGCACTTTGTTGTTAAGGCCCGCGAAAACGTGAAACATGTCGCGACCGGCGAATTCGGAGCAATGATGGATGTCGAACTCGTCAACGACGGGCCCGTGACGATCCTTCTAGATAGTGAAAAGACGATCTAA
- a CDS encoding peptidylprolyl isomerase produces the protein MANRTAVLETSKGTIKFELLEADAPKTTENFRLLAGKNYYDGVIFHRVIPNFMIQGGDPLGEGYGGESAWGGKFDDEIDKGSPLYAGIYDKGTVAMANSGANTNGSQFFIMHIDYPLPPSYTKFGKVIEGQDVVDAIANVPRNASDKPHEPVVMNKVYIEEA, from the coding sequence GTGGCAAACAGAACAGCAGTTTTAGAAACAAGCAAGGGTACGATCAAATTTGAGCTTTTAGAGGCAGACGCACCCAAAACGACCGAGAATTTCCGCCTTTTGGCGGGCAAGAACTATTACGATGGTGTTATCTTTCACCGTGTGATCCCCAATTTCATGATCCAGGGCGGCGATCCGCTTGGCGAAGGCTACGGCGGCGAATCGGCCTGGGGCGGTAAATTTGATGACGAGATCGACAAGGGATCACCGCTTTATGCAGGCATCTACGACAAAGGCACCGTCGCAATGGCAAATTCGGGTGCGAACACCAACGGTTCGCAGTTCTTCATCATGCACATCGACTATCCGCTGCCGCCGAGCTACACCAAATTTGGTAAGGTCATAGAGGGCCAGGACGTCGTCGACGCGATCGCTAACGTTCCACGCAACGCCAGCGACAAACCGCACGAACCGGTCGTGATGAATAAGGTCTATATAGAAGAAGCATAA